CGCCGTAAAACTTCTACCATTAAATCCCAGTATTTCAGTGATGCCATCATTACTTACGTTCATAACCATGGTACAAGTTGAAACTACCTTTCCGGACTCATCTTTTATAGGCCAAGTGCTTGTCATTTCGTAATACGCACCCTCTTTAAATTCATAATGTCTTTCCTTACCTTTTCGAACGGCATGTATTTCATGTTTCTTATCGCAATATACATTCAATTCACTAATATTTTTTTCTTGCTGTAAAATATCACTGATTCTTATTGGTTCATTTCCATCATGGTTAGTAAGGTTAATGTTTAAAATTCTGTCAGCGTCATTAGTTTCTGTATAATAAGCCTGAAGCTCTATGTCTTTCCTTTCAAAATATTTACTTACAGCTTTTTTTGCCTGGTTTGCTAGTTCTATGTAGTGATCCAAGTCTTTCTGACAGCTTTCGTTGAAAGATTTGTCTATACACGCTTGCTTAAAATCCTCATCATTCATTAAGTCTCTTAACAGATCGTAAAATTCCCATTCATCCTGACAATCTTTCCTTAAAACAGTAATGCTGTTTTTTTCCTTTAGCTCTGCTAATATTTCTTTCAACGTCAGAAAATTTGTTGGCATAGTATACCTCCTTTACTATATCCCCCTGAGAATAGCTAGACTATTAAAGCTTTTTCTATATTAACTTTTGTGATTAAATTCCAGCTTGGCTCTTTCGCTTTTGTTACATACTGAACTTACCTTACTATATCTACAGTACTACTTTAATAATAGCATTATACCTTAAGTTATGCAAGAATTTTCTTGGATATAAGAACTGATATAGGGTGCTGTGGAAACACCCTTCAAAAAATTTGGATATCTATTGAGAACAGTTAAGATTTTTCATTCATTCTCAGATATCTAGCCACTTTTCAAATCACTTTTTCTTACTTTTTATATTTGAATTTCTAAAAAATAGAAGAATGTACATTTTATAGCACTCTGCTTCTCTCTTTGAAAGTATTGATCTTTTTCTTACTATATTTAGTTTTCAGTACACTTGGTCTTTTAAAGTTTTTTTTACTACTACGTTTTTTGAATTGCACGTTGGAGTCAAAATTTAACTCCCCTTTTTTGTCTGTAAGTGCAGGTAGCTTTCTCTTATCTTGAGGTGTAATGAAAGATAATGCGTATCCTTCAGCTCCAGCGCGTGCAGTCCTACCTATGCGATGAATGTAGTCAGCTTGCGATTGTGGTACATCATAATTGATAACGTGTTGTATGTGGGGAATATCAAGACCACGAGAAGCAACGTCCGTTGCAACCGTAATTTGATTGCGACCGCGACGAAAAGAATTGATGACTCTTTCGCGTTTGTGCTGTCTTAAGTCACCATGAATTGCTAAAGTGCTATAGTTATCTTCGCGCAATTTGTTAGCCAGCTGATCTGCTCCTTGCTTTGTTTTGACAAAAATAATGATTGATCCTTCACGCTGACATAGTTGTGTAACAAGTTTGCCATACTTTTCTGATTCTGATGCATAAATAATTTCTTGCTTGATTTTCGTAGAAGTTGTAGCTTCATGCTCAACAGAAACACGTTCTGGCTGACTGAGGTATTTCTCAGCAAGTTTAACTATATCACCAGGAAGAGTTGCAGAGAACATTAGAGTTTGCCGTGTTTTTGGCAGATATTTCATAATCTCTTCAATTTGAATTCCAAAACCCATATCGAACATACGGTCTGTTTCATCAAGCACAAGAGTGTTGATATTGTGAGTAATCAAAGTTTTACGTGCAATATGGTCTATAATACGACCAGGAGTACCTATTACAATTCGCGGCTTTTTCCGAAGCTGATTTAGCTGCTTGAAGATAGGCTCACCACCAATTAGTAAGGCAATCTTTAACACGGAATTTTGAAATAAGAGTTTTCTTACCTCATTCGTTACCTGCTGTGCTAACTCTCGGGTTGGTACTATAACTAAGGCTGAACTAGCATTAGACTCATCTAATAACTTAGCAACCAACGGAATAGCAAACGCCAAAGTTTTTCCAGTTCCTGTTTGAGCAGATCCGAGAATATCTTTACCTTGTAGAGCTAAAGGAATTGCCTGTGTTTGAATCGGAGTTGGAACAGAAAGATTGTGTTTGTCTAGAGCTCGCCTGAGCAAAACTGGAAGATTCATCTCCTGAAAGCTGCTCACAAAAACTTTTACCATCAAAATACGATTAGTCTTCTAGCAACTTTAAGTTTATTGCAGATTTTTTCTCTTCTCCATTTCTACCTAGCTCCTCTTTGAGCTCATAGCTTACTCTTTCTCCTTTTATTCCCTTCTCCTTATTTTCTCCTCTGAGTGAATCAGGTCTTATTCCTGAACGCTCTAACGTACTGATATGTACGAAAACATCACTTCCTTTAGCCTCTGGCTTAATAAAACCATAACCTTTTTCGGCATTAAACCACTTTATGTTACCAAATTCCATTTGAACAACTCCTAAAATTATTAACTAACATTACTAATGTGATGAAAAACTTTGAAATTATAATTGGGAATGCCCGAAGCTTAGTCATTAAAACTAAACTTCCATACTCCATAGTCTATCCTAACATTACACAGTCATGGTACACAATTATTGTACCTGATGCAACTAAATTTTCTAGTTGTTAAGCGAGCCTGCAACTGTCATTTCACTAACTTTAATCGTTGGTGAATTAAATTGCCCACAAAAAGTTAAATCGTTTGCAACAACTAAGTTGCTAAACATGTCTTTTAAATTGCTAGCAACAGTAATCTCGTGTATTGGATACGTTATTTTTCCATTCTCTATAAAAAATCCTGATGCGCCTTGACTGTAATCACCATTGATTAGATTAACACCAAAACCAAATAAATCAGTTATGTATATTCCCTCTTTCACTTCCTCAATTAATTCCTCAAATGATATATTGCTATTTTCAATATAAAGGTTACTAGCTGCAGGAGCAATTGCGGCATTACCTGCACGAGTTGCATTTCCTGTTGTTTCCGAGTTTAATTTTTTAGCCGAATATAGATCTAAAATCCAATTTTGTAGTACTCCATTCTTTACAAGTACATTTTTCCTGCTGGTTATTCCTTCTCCATCAAATGGTCTTGATTCTATACCCCTTGGCAATAATGGGTCATCAATAATGTTGATTCTATCGTTGAAAATCTGAGTATTTAAACTATTTCTCAAGAAAGAGCTGTTACTTACAATGTTACTGCCATTTATAGCGGAAGCGAAACTTTTCACTAACTCTTTTGCTGCTCTTTTTTCAAAAATAACCGGAAATTTACCAGTTTTGATTGTGCGTGAATTCAATTGATCAATAGCTCTTTTTGCTGCCTCTTTTCCTATTAATTCTGGTGACTTTAAATCGCAGAAATTGCACGCTACATCGTAGTCATAGCCAACCTTCATTTCACTTTCTTCTCCAGCAACAACGGAAACTTGATTAACAAAGGTCGATTTGCTAAATGAGCCAATAAAACCAGAAACGGTAGATAATGCTGTGTTTACTAAGGTATGTGAAGAAGAGGCCCCTTCGGAGTTAATGATATTTTTATGTGCAAGAGCTGAATTTTCTGCGGCTTCAGCAATCCCTTTTAAATTATCAATAGTTACAACATTATTGTCTAAAATACCTAAGTCTGCAGAAGAGGTGTAATTATCTCCACCTATGGCAAAATTAATGTAAGGATCTTCTGGTGCGTTCTTTGCCATTTCTACTACTTGATTGACCGTATTGCCAAGGTTGTTTAAATCGTTTGTAGAAATATACGCAACTTTGGTCTTGCCTGCTATAGCTCTAATTCCTATCGTGCAATTCTTAGATTGTGATATTTGTTCAATTTTTGATAGCCGCTGAGAAACCGAGATTTTGTTGGTTTCATATATTGTAACTTCTGCATCTTGGTTCTGCTTTTTTATTAGCTTGATGATATCTGCTGCAATATTTAGTATATTCATTTCTTACCCCTTAGGTTTCTATAAAGATTCTGCACCACTTATGACTTCGATCAAGTCAGTTGTAATTGCTGCTTGACGAGAACGATTATAAAGCAGTGCTAGCTTATTCAGCATCTCTTTAGTGTTTCTATTTGCTGATTCCATTGCAACCATTCTAGCACTATTTTCACTTGTTGCGCTTTCAAGTAAAGCAGAGTAAAGGGCAGTTGCAACGTAACTTTGAATCAAAGATCGTAAAATAAATTCAGTATTTTGTGGCTCATATTCACAGCTGTAATCTGCTGTTGGATCAGCCAAAGAGTTATCAATCAAGGATGAATCTTTACTCCATGGTTTTATTGTTTCCAACGTTAGTTTTTGTGTGAAAGTATTATAAAACTTGTTATAGAAAACCTCAATTTTATTGTACTGATTGAGATCCATACTATCAATCAAGGATTCTATATGCCTTAGCGTAATTCCCTTGCTATTTTCAATTTTTAAAATACTTTTAGAGTCAAACCTATTTTTACCTATATCAAAAGCCTTTTTACCCCAAAATACAATGTCTACCCTCCTGCCATTTGCGATTAATTTATTTACATGCTCTTGACTAAATTTGACAATGGAAGAATTAAAGTTGCCGCATAAGCCGCGATCAGATGCAATAATAAATACTAGGTGAGGATCGTCATCACTAGTGTTTAAAACTTTTGCCAGTAATTCTTGATCAACCGCTAACACTAATGAAGAAACAATGCTATGCAGCTTAGATATATACAATTTTGAATTTGATAGCTTTTTTTGGCTCTGCAATAACTTCGCTGCAGAAACCATTTGCATTATTTTTGTAGTTTTCTGTACAGACCTAATATTCTTAATTCTTAAGGATAATTCCTTTAAGCTCTTCATTCTATATACAACCCTGATTTATTAAAATATACAATTGTTCATATCAAAAAACAAATTCTTTTGATATGAAGAAGATATAATACCAACCTTTGTTATTGGGGGAGGCAAATAAAATATATCACAAATTCACTCAAACCGGCCAACTGTGGGCAAAAGGAGCGTTTACAGAGTTCTTTCCTTCTCCATCTAATGCCTAACATTAGATGCTTTTGACAAGATACAAGACAACAGTAGAGAAAATCTACCCAATAGAAGCAAAAAACTACTTGACAAATTCCTCCAAACCCATTATCATAAGGTTGAAGTTATTATTTATCTTCAGTCTGTGCAGATTAAATGACAAAAAAACTTAGCATATTTGGCGTCTCATGTCTTTTTAAAACTTCTGGTTTTTTACCTACACAAGCTCAAACGCGCTTATAAGTCGTTTAAGACATCAAAAACGCCAATGTTATAAGATAGATAGTGAATAACTAGCTACTCGGGGTTTCTTTGCCTGTTTTTCTGCTTAGTGAATTTCTTAAATATTTATAGCTAAAATAACACCGACAACCGTCATTCCGCTACGCGTTAGCGGCTGAGGTACCGCAGCGGCATGACGTGCTTTCCTTGGTCAGCTATATGAGAATGGTTAAATTAACTCTGGAATAGTGTGAATAATTACGTTGTCGTGCTCTGTTAGGTAAAACTCACTGTCTGTATCTGTTACCTGATATTCTTTATCAATTTCAGCGGAAGTATAAGAGTGGTATTTCGTTTCTTCATGGTAATTGCAATGCATAAATATGCTATTTTGATCAAAATAGCCAAATTCATCGATTAATGTAGCCATTTTTTTACCTTCTCCATTATGCGTTAACTCGAACACAGCAGCTGAGTATTTATCTGAATTTGGCTCAGCAGGTCCTTCTGTATGAAAAACGACGGCCGATGGCCAAATAACTCACTGAGATTGGGGTTATATTCTTTTTTCGCACAATTTAAACTTATGAACTTATATTCATCCGAAACATTTGAATACTGCGGGTCATATTTTTTATACTCAAAAACTCATTACCAAGTACATTACAAAAGGTCAATTTATAATCACCACTGCTAAAACCACTGCCAAATTTAATAACTTTTAAATAATGGAAATCTCTGGGAATAGCCACCTCTTCTTTCGTAACATGATTATGCATGACAACTGATCATTGAGCATGTAGTAACCTATTTTTGGTAAGGTAGCCATGGTCTTGTTATTCGAAACAATATTTGCTTCATAGACATCGTCCAGTAATTTTTCTCCTTTTTACAAAGTAAAGTTCTGCTGTTCATTGTTTGCCTTTGTTAAGCTGGCTATTGTTGCTCTTAGAACCTGACTACCTGCTATAGCTTCTTGTAAATCTTCGTTACTTGCAACTTTAGTTACTAGCGTATTTCTATTATCGTTACTCATTAGTTGGGCAGCTACAGCATTAGCTGATGGACTTTCTCCATCTTTACCAGGATCTCCTTTTATGCTATCCCTAAGAACCTGTTTAAAATCTTCGTAACAGGAGAGAAATGAAGGAGAGGACTATCATCTGTAAGCTAGTGTTGAGCTTCCGCTCGCAATTTTTCCACAATCGCCTGCACTTTTCTAACTAGGCAAAAGAGCGTTCAACAACCCATCTTTTTGGCAATACGACGAAAGTGTGTAACTCACTTCGCTTTATTACTTCAACAGTCGCACCAATGATAGCTTTTATTTGTGTTGCAAAATTTTCTCCTGTGTAGCCAGCATCAACCAGTATGTTTTTAACTTCAGAGAGGTTTGCTTTAGCATTTTCGACCATTTTCACAGCACTGCTACGGTCAGTTGCTTCTGCCGTTGTTACATAAATTGCATGTGGCAAACCTTGTGTATCAACTGCAATATGGCGCTTTATCCCTGAAATCTTTTTACCTGCATCATAGCCTTTTTTTTCAGCAGTATCTGCGTTTTTAACGCTTTGAGAATCAATTATACAAAAGCTAGTTTTCTCTTTCCGACCATTGCTGATACGGACCTCTCCAACTAATTTTTTTTAAGACTAATTCCAACAAGCTTGGCTCTTCTCCATTCTTTTTACTCCACACTCGAAAATAGTAATATACGCTTTCCCATCTTGGAAAACCCTTTGGTAACATCCTCCACTGACAACCACTTTTTAAGACGTACAACACCCCACAAAATACGTCATACAAATCAAGTTTTCTTGGTTTTGTTTTCTGCTTGCTACTCTCCAAAATTGGCCTGATTTTTTCAAACTGCTCTTGACTTATATTACTTGGATAACTTTTCTGCATAGACACCTCATTATTAATCTATGCTTACTTTACCTCACATTTCCAAGATTTTAAACAGGTTCTTAGAAGGAACCGCATAGATGTAGTAGAAGCTCTGTTAAGAGCAGAGGGAATCAATATTAATGAAGATGATTATTCTGGAAACACTCCTTTGCATTGGGCTGTCTATGGTGGCAATTTAGATATAGTAAAAGCTCTGTTAGATAAGGGAGCAAGTATTAATGTAGTAAATGGGATGGCGATACTCCTCTAGATTTAACTACTAACGAAGAAATAAAAGCTCTATTACAAAAAGAATCTATCACATCTACAACAGAAGAACAAACAAGCACTTTTTTTGACAGTTTTTTTAGTATACTTATAAAGCCTATTTCATTAATGGTATTATTTTCTTGTGGTTTAATATCATGGTTGCTTTGGTCTCACATAAAAAAAACTGAAGGAAATGCAGAACAATCTTGTGATCCATTAGTTGGACTAAATGATAGTGATTATAACGACCAAAATGATCTACATCTCTTCCAATAAATTTAGTAACATATAGTGTTAATTCCAATTACACAAAGAGCAGATATGCCACTTTACACCGCTGTTTTACTTGCTTCAGTAAGGGCTTTTTCTTCAGATCTGTTCTCTGAGCAACGGTAGATAAAGTTGTGTGTTCTAGCTCATGAAACACCTTGATAAATCTTTATCCTTCGCTGTAATATCTAATAGACGTATTTCTGTGCTTGGTGTCTTTTCAACTATTTCCCAGTCACTGATACAAATATCATCTTCTTGTTCTGATAATCTACAATCATTTTCGTTAACGATTTCCCACTCACTATTTTGGTAATCATTAATGAACCTTTCAATTTTTTCTGCTTTTACTCCGCTAAACTTATGCAACACTTTTTCACAGAGTTCAATCATCCTTTCTTTCGTGGAAGAACAAATTCCACTTTCAGTAAACTTCTCTAACGAATAGTCTATTTGAGCCAACCATTTCAAATCTTCTTTTTCAGAAGTTGTAATGATTTCTGGCGAGGAAGTTGTAATATCTATATTTTGATGCTGCTCATCCTGCTTTGGCTCTATTGTTATATAACAATCATCACTAAAGAAAAGATCTCTCAAATCTGTACAAAAAGGGCCATAGAGAAATTCGTTCCATTTCTGATTTATTTTAGTAAAAAGATTGCTAAACATTTTATTACTCCTTGGTTAACTTTATTAAATATTAGCACAATAAATTAAATTTAGTAAATATTTTATTAAGATATCAATTAGTTAGTAGATAATCATTAAGATAATATTTTAAATAATTCATATGCTAAAATATATTAATCTTGTATAGGTAAAAACCAGAAGTTTTATAAAGACATGCGGTGCACATAGTGCGAAAAATAGTACGCCAAATACAAGTTTTCTTGTCGTTTTGACCTGTACAGATTGGAAAGTTAAATAAATAGCTTCAATACCGTGGTAAGGGAACTGAAGGAATTTGTTAAGTAGTTTTTTTTGTTCCTATTGGAGACGGTTGTTGTATGCCTATTTCAACAGTAGACAGCGTCATTTCTAATTACCTTAACATTTTCCCTTGGTAGTTCTTTAATGAATCGCGAGGCATACATTGGCTGCCACTGGTTATTCACTTCCCTTCTGTCTGCGCATGAAATAATCAACTTTTCTTTTGCTCTGGTTATTCCAACATATGCAAGTCTTCTTTCTTCTTCCAAAGCTTTGCCACTATTGTCCTCAAAAGATCTTTGAT
This genomic stretch from Wolbachia endosymbiont of Cimex lectularius harbors:
- a CDS encoding TldD/PmbA family protein, coding for MNILNIAADIIKLIKKQNQDAEVTIYETNKISVSQRLSKIEQISQSKNCTIGIRAIAGKTKVAYISTNDLNNLGNTVNQVVEMAKNAPEDPYINFAIGGDNYTSSADLGILDNNVVTIDNLKGIAEAAENSALAHKNIINSEGASSSHTLVNTALSTVSGFIGSFSKSTFVNQVSVVAGEESEMKVGYDYDVACNFCDLKSPELIGKEAAKRAIDQLNSRTIKTGKFPVIFEKRAAKELVKSFASAINGSNIVSNSSFLRNSLNTQIFNDRINIIDDPLLPRGIESRPFDGEGITSRKNVLVKNGVLQNWILDLYSAKKLNSETTGNATRAGNAAIAPAASNLYIENSNISFEELIEEVKEGIYITDLFGFGVNLINGDYSQGASGFFIENGKITYPIHEITVASNLKDMFSNLVVANDLTFCGQFNSPTIKVSEMTVAGSLNN
- the atpG gene encoding ATP synthase F1 subunit gamma encodes the protein MKSLKELSLRIKNIRSVQKTTKIMQMVSAAKLLQSQKKLSNSKLYISKLHSIVSSLVLAVDQELLAKVLNTSDDDPHLVFIIASDRGLCGNFNSSIVKFSQEHVNKLIANGRRVDIVFWGKKAFDIGKNRFDSKSILKIENSKGITLRHIESLIDSMDLNQYNKIEVFYNKFYNTFTQKLTLETIKPWSKDSSLIDNSLADPTADYSCEYEPQNTEFILRSLIQSYVATALYSALLESATSENSARMVAMESANRNTKEMLNKLALLYNRSRQAAITTDLIEVISGAESL
- a CDS encoding cold-shock protein, giving the protein MEFGNIKWFNAEKGYGFIKPEAKGSDVFVHISTLERSGIRPDSLRGENKEKGIKGERVSYELKEELGRNGEEKKSAINLKLLED
- a CDS encoding ankyrin repeat domain-containing protein, yielding MDVVEALLRAEGININEDDYSGNTPLHWAVYGGNLDIVKALLDKGASINVVNGMAILL